DNA sequence from the Rhizobium lusitanum genome:
TGCGAAAGAGTCTCATTGCATCCCTGGCGCTTCTGCTTGCATCCAGCACCGCGGCATTTGCCGCCGGCGCGTCGGACGGCGTGGTGAAGATCGGTATCCTGAACGACCAGTCGGGCGTCTATGCCGACTTCGGCGGCAAGTCCTCGGTGGAGGCAGCCAAGATGGCTGCGGAGGATTTCGGCGGCAAGGTGCTGGGCGTCCCGATCGAGATCATCAATGCCGACCACCAGAACAAGCCGGATATCGCTTCGAACATCGCCCGGCAATGGTATGACCAGGATAAGGTCGATGCCATCATGGAGCTGACGACTTCGTCGGTGGCGCTGGCCGTGCAGGCCGTCGCCAAGGAAAAGAAGAAGATCGACATCGTCACGGGGGCGGCGACCACCGATCTCACCGGCAAGCAATGCTCGCCCTATGGCTTCCACTGGGCCTATGACACGCATGCGCTGGCCGTCGGCACCGGCGGCGCGCTGGTCAAGCAGGGTGGCGACACCTGGTTCTTTCTGACCGCCGACTACGCTTTCGGCTATTCTCTGGAGCAGCAGACGGGCGATTACGTCAAGGCAAGTGGCGGCAAGATCCTCGGCTCTGTGCGTCATCCGCTGTCGTCCAACGATTTCTCGTCCTTCCTGCTGCAGGCGCAATCGTCTGGTGCCAAGGTCATCGGTCTCGCCAATGCCGGCCTCGACACAGCGAATGCCATCAAGCAGGCGTCGGAATTCGGCATTACTCAGGGCGGCCAGCATCTGGCGGCGCTGCTCTTCACGCTCGCCGAAGTCCATGGTCTCGGATTGCAGGCGGCTCAGGGGCTGACGCTGACCGAGGGCTATTACTGGAACCTCGACGACAAGAGCCGCGAATTCGGCAAGCGCTTCTTCGCCCGCACCGGCAAGATGCCGAACATGATTCATGCCGGCACCTATTCCGCCGTGTTGCAATATCTGAAGGCCGTGCAGAAGGCTGGCACTGACGATACTGAAGCGGTCGCCAAGGAACTGCACGAAATGCCGGTCGACGATGTCTTCGGCCGTGGCGGCACGGTGGGCGCGAACGGCCGCATGATCCACGACATGTATCTCCTTCAGGTCAAAAAGCCCGAGGAGAGCAAGGAGCCGTGGGATTATTACAACGTGCTGGCGACCATTCCCGGCAAGGAAGCCTAT
Encoded proteins:
- a CDS encoding ABC transporter substrate-binding protein, which produces MRKSLIASLALLLASSTAAFAAGASDGVVKIGILNDQSGVYADFGGKSSVEAAKMAAEDFGGKVLGVPIEIINADHQNKPDIASNIARQWYDQDKVDAIMELTTSSVALAVQAVAKEKKKIDIVTGAATTDLTGKQCSPYGFHWAYDTHALAVGTGGALVKQGGDTWFFLTADYAFGYSLEQQTGDYVKASGGKILGSVRHPLSSNDFSSFLLQAQSSGAKVIGLANAGLDTANAIKQASEFGITQGGQHLAALLFTLAEVHGLGLQAAQGLTLTEGYYWNLDDKSREFGKRFFARTGKMPNMIHAGTYSAVLQYLKAVQKAGTDDTEAVAKELHEMPVDDVFGRGGTVGANGRMIHDMYLLQVKKPEESKEPWDYYNVLATIPGKEAYIDPAKSGCDLIKP